From the genome of Colletotrichum destructivum chromosome 10, complete sequence, one region includes:
- a CDS encoding uncharacterized protein (Putative zn(2)Cys(6) fungal-type DNA-binding domain, transcription factor domain, fungi), with protein sequence MTTDQSSNTNNSRPTASERRAAAAKRRFVRKGTKSCWECRRRKIRCIFDDKGPPDTCRTCWEKGAPCISQEFPEEEARSAPAPAGSLGDRLGRVERLVERLYRRIDDLEAPTSASPKKEEESRDASTPTSEAPVNACSPRHAGERPAGAQTPGPSPLDTGGIDTLTRAHVGPPSQGPTDAGFSANVQLRAYSRQLSAAIPTSKDFQVIYTLYSDADLVFQAIFVPYCLLGSLKPESVEHFMDSLRKPMHPVLLAKRMLMVAAMLQRLPAKRPIKPGVLESSFRIMEKLAKTAISVVCETNALMGTLEAFECVVLQTAYLVNSGNPRLSLLSCRRAISMAQLMGIHRPHDPATIETLDPESPRRTGFVWFRIVYLERFICLLLGLPSITHDATTICDETTRSYIERDPIQRLESFHSEIAAKVIRRNENDTFLSNKESTHALDRELQAAAATMPPRWWTIPSDMANPSGDPAPLGIVRHSIRLCNQIFHFFLVIQIHLPFMLRHAKDGTASSSRMACLEASRSVLACFLSTRSNARQACSVPDAADFYALIAAMTLLLAHVDARRRDRGRDVLAYQRHADRDRVEEALEHMRDRSSMSADMLSVRSADVLKSLLAIEADAARGSTFTASLSPTSTSTSTPASCGVGGGGGGGHIGDSRNVLQLRIPCYGTVTISPDAPPSREPWVPSDRTRQPVFPETQRGEDATSSEPNVLTGAPALGDDSVAMMDVSGNPGLQLDQNADPTWLSGLGNPRWMGSGISAGLEDWPFQGVDAAFFDSMIRGFEESDSPM encoded by the exons ATGACTACGGACCAAAGCAGCAACACCAATAACAGCAGGCCCACCGCCTCGGAGCGACGGGCCGCTGCGGCCAAGCGCCGATTCGTCCGCAAGGGCACCAAGAGCTGCTGGGAGTGCCGCCGGCGCAAGATCCGGTGCATATTCGACGACAAGGGCCCGCCCGACACGTGCAGGACGTGCTGGGAGAAGGGGGCGCCGTGCATTAGCCAGGAATtccccgaggaggaggccaggagcgcgccggcgccggcggggagTCTGGGCGATCGGCTGGGCCGCGTTGAACGGCTGGTTGAGCGGCTATATCGTCGGATCGATGACTTGGAAGCACCCACATCAGCTTCGCCcaagaaagaggaggagtcCCGGGACGCCTCTACTCCGACGTCGGAAGCCCCGGTTAACGCGTGCTCTCCGAGACATGCCGGAGAACGACCGGCCGGGGCCCAGACCCCAGGTCCGTCTCCGTTGGACACGGGGGGTATTGATACATTAACT AGAGCGCACGTTGGTCCGCCGAGCCAGGGACCAACCGACGCCGGGTTCTCGGCCAACGTCCAGCTCCGGGCTTATAGCAGGCAACTCTCTGCCGCGATCCCAACGTCAAAGGACTTCCAGGTCATCTACACGCTCTACTCGGACGCCGACCTTGTCTTCCAGGCCATCTTCGTACCGTACTGCCTCCTAGGCTCCCTCAAGCCGGAGAGCGTGGAGCATTTCATGGACTCTCTCAGGAAGCCCATGCaccccgtcctcctcgccaagaGGATGCTCATGGTGGCCGCCATGCTCCAGAGGCTTCCTGCAAAACGACCCATCAAGCCGGGCGTGTTGGAGTCGTCCTTCCGGATcatggagaagctggccaagacggccatcagCGTCGTGTGCGAGACCAACGCGCTCATGGGGACGTTGGAGGCCTTCGAATGCGTCGTCTTGCAGACGGCATACCTGGTCAACAGCGGAAACCCGAGgctgtcgctgctgtcgtGCCGCCGGGCCATCTCGATGGCCCAGCTCATGGGCATCCATCGACCTCACGACCCAGCCACCATTGAGACGTTGGACCCGGAATCACCGAGGCGGACAGGCTTCGTATGGTTTCGCATCGTCTACCTCGAACGCTTCATCTGCCTGCTCCTGGGTCTCCCGAGCATCACCCATGACGCCACGACGATATGCGACGAGACGACGCGGTCCTACATCGAGCGCGACCCCATCCAACGGCTCGAGAGCTTCCACAgcgagatcgccgccaaAGTCATCCGGCGGAACGAGAACGACACATTCCTCTCCAACAAGGAGAGCACGCACGCCCTCGACCGCGAGCTGCAAGCGGCGGCCGCCACGATGCCCCCGCGGTGGTGGACGATCCCCTCCGACATGGCCAACCCGAGCGGCGACCCGGCCCCCCTGGGGATCGTCCGGCACAGTATCCGCCTGTGCAACCAGATCTTCcacttcttcctcgtcatccagaTCCATCTGCCCTTCATGCTGCGGCACGCCAAGGACGGcacggccagcagcagccggatGGCCTGCCTCGAGGCGAGCCGGTCGGTGCTGGCGTGCTTCCTCTCGACCCGCAGCAACGCCCGCCAGGCCTGCAGCgtccccgacgccgccgacttctacgccctcatcgccgccatgacgctgctgctggcccacgtcgacgcccgccgccgggaCCGCGGGAGGGACGTCCTCGCCTACCAGCGCCACGCGGACCGCGACAGGGTCGAGGAGGCGTTGGAGCACATGCGCGACCGCAGCTCCATGTCCGCCGACATGCTGTCCGTGAGGAGCGCCGACGTGTTGAAGAGCCTgctcgccatcgaggcgGACGCCGCGCGGGGCTCGACCTTTACGGCGAGTCTCAgtccgacgtcgacgtcgacgtcgacgccggcgtcctgCGGCgtgggcggaggaggaggaggaggacatATCGGGGACTCTCGGAACGTGCTGCAGCTCAGGATACCGTGCTACGGGACGGTGACCATATCGCCGGAtgctcccccctcccgcGAGCCCTGGGTGCCGTCCGACCGAACTCGACAACCGGTCTTTCCGGAGACGCAGAGAGGGGAGGACGCCACGTCCTCGGAGCCTAATGTTCTGACGGGCGCACCAGCACTGGGAGACGACTCTGTCGCCATGATGGACGTGTCGGGAAACCCAGGCTTGCAGCTCGACCAGAATGCCGATCCGACATGGCTGTCCGGACTCGGGAACCCCCGGTGGATGGGCTCCGGGATCTCGGCCGGACTGGAAGACTGGCCGTTCCAAGGCGTCGACGCTGCCTTCTTCGACAGTATGATCAGAGGTTTCGAAGAGTCGGATTCGCCTATGTGA